The Tenuifilum thalassicum genome includes the window GATTTGAGACCGTGTTTAGTTTTTAGTTTTTGGAGTTTCGATTTTTTTTGACCTCACCCCCTGCCCCTCTCCTGAAAAGGAGAGGGGAGTTAAGCCTCCCCTCTCAGGGATGGTTTGGAGGGGTCCTTGGAAGGAAGAATGATTCGGAATGATTCGGAGATATTCGGAAGGAGTCGAAAGTTCACAACACAAGAGTAGCAAAACCACAAAAACATATACACATGTCGGCCAAAATAGTCTGAAAAAATTAAATTACCGTTTGATGATTCGTATTTTTCTCTTACATTTGATTTAAGAGATAAAATGCTAAACATTTCGAATATAAACTATTTATGGCAAACTAAAGGAGAATAGAACATTACAATATGAAACTATTTACGATAGATAAAGATGGAAAGTTTGTTCAATTCAAGGAGCAAGAATTTAAAGAGGAAAATAAAGAGGTTGATTTGGAAATGCTACTTGAAAACAACCCTGAGTATTTCTTTGATAATTCCAAAATTCTTATAATTGGCAGACAAGTTACAACAAATCTGAATACATTCATTGATTTGCTTGGAGTTGACCAGTACGGAAATACCGTTGTGATTGAACTGAAAAGAGGTAAAACACCAAGGGAAACACTTGCACAATTGATTGAATACGCTTCATTTATTGATAATCTTGATTATGACCAATTAAACGAAATATTTCAGGACTATTCTGGAGAAGATGCAAACTTAGAAGATTACCATCAAGAATATTACAAATCGGTTTCAGCTGATAAGGTATCATGGAATAAAAACTCTAAATTAGTGATTGTTGCATCCAGCATATCACCTGAGATTAAACAGACAGCAATGTACTTGAGAAAAAAAGGACTTGATGTTTACTGTGTTGAATTTAAATATTTCGTCAATAACGCAGACGATAAAATGATTTCGAGCGATTTTATTGTTGGAGACGAAGAATTTATAAGGACAAGAATTAGTTCATCTGCTCAACTTCCAAAAACCGATAAAGAGAAATTCTTAACATCATTGGATAAAAATGGAAAATTACTCTTTGACTCATTGTTCAAATTTGCAGAGCAAGAAAAGCTTATTTTTCATTGGGGGTCAAAAGGATTTTCACTAAATAAAACTTTTACAAACGGATTTGTTGGCTTATGTTTTGGCTATCCACCGAATTCGATTTATAAACAAAGTATCTATACTGGATTTGAAGAGATTAGTAAAAAGATAAACAATGCGGAAGCCGTGATTGATTTCTACAAATCGGAATTAAAAAATTTGGAAAGTTTGAACAAGCAAAAACAAATCTAAAATGGGTGATTAACAAAGAAATCAAGACTCCTGACATTGAAAAATATTTAGGTATTTTAAAACGAGTGATTGAAAAAATAGAAACAGAAGGATTAAAAAGTGAATAAAGCTCAGCCCATAACATGTGGAATTTTTATTTGCTGGTATAGTGTGTATTTAATCGGCACCACTCGTTTCAAAAGCAGTTGTTAAATAATACAGAAATGCTTCAAAATCGGCAACTAACCATACAGCCAACAGATAGCAACAAAGCAAAGACAAAACCTAAATCAATGAATATTATTGAGATAAAAAATGAATTAGAAAGAATTGATAGATTAATAAGATTAAAAGCAACGGGCAGCCCTAAAGAATTGGCTGATAAACTGGGTGTTTCTGAAAGACATGTTTACAGAATTATTAATCAACTAAAAGAAATTGACTGTCCGATTTATTTTGATAAAGACAGGTGTAGCTATTGTTATCGTGATGAAGGAAAATTAATTTTTAAATATTCGACTAATGAGTTGGATAACAGCATTAAGGACAAAACAAAAGGAGGCCAAATGAAAAATAATTTCAATATAATATCCACTGACGGTATATGTCAGTGGGAGGGTATTTCTTTGTAGTGATAATTTTTTTAGTAATCAAAATTTATTTTCAATGAAGAAATTAAAATTAAATGCTTTAGAAGCCAAGGAAATGGAAAGTGTAAAAGGAGGTTACATTTACATTGATTGTTTTCCACATATGAGTTGTGGTTGTGGTTGCTATTACGCTAATAATGGAGGCTCATCTACAGAAGCAAATGCAAGTGCAAATGCTAGCACTGGTTTACATTCTCCTCTAAGAGATGGAGATACTGTAGAAATACGCCCATGTCCTGAGAATTAATTAAAGTGTGTATTAAAAGCTGATTGGATTCATAAATCCAATCAGCTTCTTACTTTAAAATAAGAAATAATTAAATGCCAAAATTTGTGAATTATAGACTATACAACACCATGAAAAGTAAAAATATTAATATTTATTTATATTTATTTTATAACTATTAATCTTTATTCTTGCAAAACAAATACTGAAGTTAAGTTAATCAGGGAAAAAGTATTTCAATAATTATTAAAAATAACCACATCGAAGTATCACAAAAACATAAATACATACAATGATACACTAATCTATTATTTCCCAGAAACTATTTCTGGTACATACCATGAAAACACAAACCTAATTATAGATTCTCTTTTTTGCATTTGATGCTAATAATAATAAACTACCGGTAAAGAAAAATGGGAAGAATAAATTCATCATTTCAAATGCACGAAAACTAAAAAGGCTATACTACAAAATAAATAGGTCAGATTATAATACATTTAATTTACTATCAAAAGGTCTTATTATATCTGATAATCTTTGGGTTTT containing:
- a CDS encoding TIGR04149 family rSAM-modified RiPP, whose protein sequence is MKKLKLNALEAKEMESVKGGYIYIDCFPHMSCGCGCYYANNGGSSTEANASANASTGLHSPLRDGDTVEIRPCPEN
- a CDS encoding HTH domain-containing protein, producing MNIIEIKNELERIDRLIRLKATGSPKELADKLGVSERHVYRIINQLKEIDCPIYFDKDRCSYCYRDEGKLIFKYSTNELDNSIKDKTKGGQMKNNFNIISTDGICQWEGISL
- a CDS encoding endonuclease NucS domain-containing protein is translated as MKLFTIDKDGKFVQFKEQEFKEENKEVDLEMLLENNPEYFFDNSKILIIGRQVTTNLNTFIDLLGVDQYGNTVVIELKRGKTPRETLAQLIEYASFIDNLDYDQLNEIFQDYSGEDANLEDYHQEYYKSVSADKVSWNKNSKLVIVASSISPEIKQTAMYLRKKGLDVYCVEFKYFVNNADDKMISSDFIVGDEEFIRTRISSSAQLPKTDKEKFLTSLDKNGKLLFDSLFKFAEQEKLIFHWGSKGFSLNKTFTNGFVGLCFGYPPNSIYKQSIYTGFEEISKKINNAEAVIDFYKSELKNLESLNKQKQI